AGCGCATCGCCTGGTGGATAAGCTGAACGACAATGCCACCTGGGACGATTTAATGCGCGAAATTTACGTGCGCCAGACAATTGAATCGGGCCTGAAAGACAGCGAGCAAGGCCGCGTTGTCGGCATCGACCAAGTGCGCGCAAAATTCGGACTCTCGACACAATGAACCTGTCAACACAATGAATGTTGTCTGGACCGAGGCCGCCCTACGTCAACTTGTGCAAATCCACGACTATATTGCACAAGATTCGCCTCGTTACGCCACAGCCATGATCGACCGAATCACACGTCGATCGCAACAATGCGGGCAGCTTCCCCTTATGGCCGGCAAAGTGCCGGAGTATGACCGGGACGATGTTCGCGAGGTACTCGAGTATCCGTATCGGATTATCTATCGAGTGCTGCCGGAGCGCGTGGATATCTTGGCCGTAATTCACGGCGCGAGGCGGTTACCGGAAACGCCGACGGCTTAGCACGCGGATGATCGCACTACACTAGCCAGCAGTAGTGTCCATGTTTCGATGCCACGGCTTAATCAAATTCGAATACTTCCCCGAAAGCTTTGCCGTGAATTTCGTCGCTTGAGTGCGCACTTACCCAAATGGGCTCTTCGCAGAGATTAGCCTTAATCAGGGCTTGAGCAATCGCGTCGACTAACTCTACTGGACTTGGAGATAATTTGTGCTTCCTAATAAAACAATCAATTCGCCAATAGGAATGATAGCCTTCGATAAATTCGGGACGCCAGGCGAAATATCGTACAACGGGCGTCATGGTGGCGCCGCCCGCGCTGTTTCTTGCGACGTGGTAAATCTCGCCGACACGTGAACGTTCTGCCACTACACAATCAGCGTCATAGGTTG
The window above is part of the Pirellulales bacterium genome. Proteins encoded here:
- a CDS encoding type II toxin-antitoxin system RelE/ParE family toxin; the encoded protein is MNVVWTEAALRQLVQIHDYIAQDSPRYATAMIDRITRRSQQCGQLPLMAGKVPEYDRDDVREVLEYPYRIIYRVLPERVDILAVIHGARRLPETPTA